One Magnetospirillum sp. 15-1 genomic window, ACCCGTGCCGGGCTGGCGGCGCAGGCCATCTCTTCCGCCGTGGCCGGCGCCAGAGGCAGGAACAGGACGGCCAGGGCGAGGAGGGCCTGCCGGGCCATGGCCGCGCCCCGCTCACACCGCCGGATGGTTTTCGGCATAGGGCCGGTAGCGCAGATCCTTGCCGATGATGTGGCGCATCAGCCACTTGGACAGGAAGTCCAGGGTCTCCGACGCGGTCACCGAGGCCGGATTGTCCTGGTGGCGGCTTCGCATCTCCAGGACCTCCTTGACCATGGCGCGGTGCACCGCCTGATGCTCCTCCAGGTCGGGATAGGAACAGGCCGCCAGCAGCTTCTCCTCCTCGGCGAAGTGATAGCGGGTGTAGTCCAGCAGGTCGGCCAGCACGCTGTCGACGGCGGCGGCGGCGTCGCCGCTCATGGCGTCGAACACCTGATTGATCAGTTCGATCAGTTTCTTGTGGTGATCGTCCATGCGCGGGATGCCGACGCTCAGGTTCTCGGTCCACTGCAGATAGGACATGCCGCCCTCCCCGGTTCAACTTTGACCAACTCTAACATGGCTCGGGTCTTCACCGGAACCCGTAGGCGTCCATGGCCAGCACGCCGGAATCCACGCCGCGATGCAGCCGGGTCGCCTCGCCATGGGCGGCGGCGCCCAGGGCGACGAAGAAGGGCAGCAGGTGTTCCTCGGTCGGGTGGTTGTGCTCGGCATGGGGGGCGCGGGCGCGGTAGTCCAGCAGGGCCGCCACGTCGCCCCGCTCGGCGGTTTCGGCCAGCCAGGCGGTGAATTCCGCCACCTGGGGTTCGATGCCGGCGGTGACCTTGCGGCGGAAATAGTCCTCGAGATTGTGGGTGGCGGCGCCCGAGCCGATCACCAGCACGCCGTCGGCCACCAGCGGCGCCAGCCGGCGGCCCAGAAAGTAATGGTGCGCCGCCCCGGCCCGGGGCTGCACCGACATGGGCACCACCGGCACATCGGCCTCGGGCCACATCAGGCTCATCACCGACCAGATGGAATGGTCGATGCCGGCGCCGGGGTCGCGGCGGCAGACGGCGCCCAGCCGGTCGGCGGCCTGGGCCGCCACCTCCGGCGCGCCGGGCGGCGCGTAGGCCAACTGGTACAGTTCGGCGGGGAAGCCGTAGATGTCGTTGATCTTGTCCGGCCAGGCGGCGAAGCCCAGGACCGGCTCGCGCGTCTGCCAGTGGGCCGAGGCGACGATGACGGCGCGCGGACGGGGCATGGTGCGGCCCAGATCCTTCAGGAACTGCCGGGTCGGGGTATCCTCCAGCACCATCATGGGCGAGCCGTGGGACAGGAACAGGGTGGTGAAATCCATGATCTTTCCTCCAATGGGGAAAGAATACGCTTTCCGGCGCCTCGGCAACAATGCAGGATGATTTAAACACATTGTTGCCTGGGAGGCATCGATGACGCCCCGCTTCGACACCATCCTCGCCTTTGTCCGGGTGGCGGAAACCGGCAGCTTTTCCGAGGCGGCCCGCCGCCTCAACCTGTCCAAGTCCATGATCAGCCGTCAGGTCTCGGCGCTGGAGGCCGATCTGGGCGTGCGGCTTTTGCACCGGACCACCCGCTCGCTGTCGCCCACCGAGGCGGGGCGGGCCTATCTGGAGCGCTGCCAGCGCATCCTGGCCGATCTGGACGAGGCCAACCTGCTGGTCAGCCATCTGCAGGCGGTGCCGCGCGGCCGGCTGCGGGTCAGCGCGCCGCTGTCCTTCGGCATCGGCCACCTGTCGAGCTGCCTGCCCGGCTTCCTGGAGCGCTACCCCGAGATCGAGCTGGAGATGGGCTTTACCGACCGTCACGTGGATCTGGTGGAGGAAGGCTGGGATCTGGCGGTGCGCATCGGGCGGCTGGCGGATTCGTCGCTGATCGTGCGGCGCCTCGCCCCGGTGCGCCGGCTGGCGGCGGCCTCGCCCGCCTATCTGGCGCGGCGCGGCACACCCGTGCGTCCCGAGGATCTGGCCGGCCACGACTGTCTGACCCATGGCGGGCGGGTCCACTCGGAATGGCGCTTCACCGGCGACGACGGCAAGCCCCTGCAGGTGGAGGTGCGGGGGCGGTTCGATGCCGACAACGGCGACGTGCTGCGGGACATGGCGCTGGCCGGGCTGGGTATCGTGCTGCTGCCCAGCTTCTTTCTCGGCGACGACATCCGCGCCGGCAAACTGGTGCCGCTATTGGAGAAATACGTGCCGCTGGATTCGTCGCTCAACGCGGTCTATCCCCACGGCCGCCATCTGTCGCCCAAGGTCCGGGCCTTCGTGGATCATCTGGCGGCGACCTTCTGCCCCGAACCCTATTGGGACCGGGGCCTTACGGGACCAGCCGCCAGCTGACACCGGCCGGCACGGCGGGCGGCGGCATGATCTCGGCCGGATCGCCGCACTGGCGGCGAGCCCAGGCGGTGGCGATGGCGGAGAGGGCGGCGAAGGGCGCGCGGGCGCCGTCGAGCGCTTCCAACAGCGTCGCCCAGTCGGTAAGGTCGATGTGGAACGTGTCGTCCATGGACATTGAACCGAAGCGGTGATTGCCTGATGCAGACTACAGCCTTTAACGGATGGCTTCTGTGAACCCGTGCGCATATCTCCGGCATTTTCTCGTCTCGGTAACGCTGCTTACCCTGGGGCCGCTGGCCGGGTGCGCACCGTCGCCCGAGCCCATGCAGACCGTCCGCGACCATTATTTCTACGGCGGGCTGGCGGCGTTCCACGAAGGCCTGCCCGCCGAGGCGGCCAGCCAATGGCAGCGTGCCGCCGAACTGGGCGACGGCGAGGCGGCCCGCAATCTGGCCCATCTTTACCGCCAGGGCCTGGGGGTGGAGGCGGACGGCCATATGGCCCAGGCCTGGTATCAGGTGGCCGCCGATGCCGGGGTGATCAGCGCCGAATACAATCTGGGTATGCTTTACATGAAGGGCGGGGCCGGCCTGCCCGCCAATCCCGACGAAGGCATGAAGCGGCTGACCAGGGCGGCCGAGGCCGGTTTCCCGCCCGCCAAGGCCGAACTGGAGCGTCTGGCCGCGGCGGCCCCGCCCTCCGCCCCTCCCGCCACCGCCGCCGAGAGTCCGCCCGCGCCGGTACCGGTGGCGGCCGAACCCGTTCCAGCCCCGGCGACGGCCGAACCCGTTCCTGTGCGCATGCAGATCGGTTCGTACCGCACCAGGGCCGCCGCCGAGCAGGACTGGAAGCGCCTGCGCCTCAAGGGGCTTTCCTTTGAGATCATCGCCAACCGGGTGGGCGAGCAGGGCCGCTGGTACCGGCTGGTGGCGGTGGGCCCGGCCGAGACCATCGGGGCGTTCTGCGGTTCGGCCCAGGCCAAGGGCATGTCGTGCTGGTCGCGGACGAAGGGTATCACCGGCACAAAGTAAGGTCTTGCAAAGCTTGACTTCCGGGCCGGGACAAGCCCAATCTTTGCATCTTTCCGAAGGGGAGCCCCGATCAAGGGGCTGAGAGGCCGGCCAAGCGCGTCGGCGACCCTTGGAACCTGATCCGGGTTATTCCGGCGAAGGGATCGGAACCAGCCGCTGCTTCCGCCTCCATTCGCCCGGACCCTGCCCGCCGCCTTAAGCGAGGAAGCACGCCGATGTCCGAGTCCGCCCTGAAGATCACCACCGGCCCGCTGCCGGGATCGCGCAAGATTTATGTCGAGGGTTCGCGTCCCGACGTCCGGGTGGCCATGCGCGAGATCGACCTGACGCCGGGCTGCGGCGAGCCGCCGGTACGGGTCTACGACTGTTCCGGCCCCTATACCGATCCGTCGCTGTCCGTCGACATCGCCAAGGGCGTGCCGCGCATCCGCGAGCAGTGGATTCTCGAGCGCGGCGACGTCGAGCATTACGCGGGCCGGGCACATAAGCCCGAGGATGACGGCCTGAAGCCGGGCGAGACCATCGGCGTGCCGGTGTTCGACCGCGCCGCCCTGGGCTTGCGCCCGCTTCGCGCCAAGCCGGGCAAGGCGCCGACCCAACTGGCCTATGCGCGGGCCGGCATCATTACCCCCGAGATGGAATACGTCGCCATCCGCGAGAACATGAAGCGGGCCGAGCTGCACGCCGCCATCGTCCGCGGAGCCGATGGATCGTCGCGGCGCGACGGCGAGGATTTCGGCGCCGACATTCCCGACGAGGTGACCCCGGAATTCGTGCGCGCCGAGATCGCTCGCGGCCGCGCCGTTCTGCCCGCCAACGTCAACCACCCGGAAGCCGAGCCGATGATCATCGGGCGGAACTTCCTCACCAAGATCAACGCCAATATCGGCAATTCCGCCGTGGCCTCCTCGGTGGAGGAGGAGGTGGAGAAGATGGTGTGGGCCACCCGCTGGGGCGCCGACACCGTCATGGACCTGTCCACCGGCCGCCACATCCACGCCACCCGCGAGTGGATCATCCGCAACTCGCCGGTTCCCATCGGCACCGTGCCGATCTATCAGGCGCTGGAGAAGGTGGACGGCAAGGCCGAGGAACTGACCTGGGAGATCTTCCGCGACACGCTGATCGAACAGGCCGAGCAGGGCGTCGACTATTTCACCATCCATGCCGGGGTGCTGCTGCGCTACATCCCGCTGACCGCCAAGCGCACCACCGGCATCGTGTCGCGCGGCGGCTCGATCATGGCCAAATGGTGTCT contains:
- a CDS encoding bacteriohemerythrin; amino-acid sequence: MSYLQWTENLSVGIPRMDDHHKKLIELINQVFDAMSGDAAAAVDSVLADLLDYTRYHFAEEEKLLAACSYPDLEEHQAVHRAMVKEVLEMRSRHQDNPASVTASETLDFLSKWLMRHIIGKDLRYRPYAENHPAV
- a CDS encoding class III extradiol ring-cleavage dioxygenase codes for the protein MDFTTLFLSHGSPMMVLEDTPTRQFLKDLGRTMPRPRAVIVASAHWQTREPVLGFAAWPDKINDIYGFPAELYQLAYAPPGAPEVAAQAADRLGAVCRRDPGAGIDHSIWSVMSLMWPEADVPVVPMSVQPRAGAAHHYFLGRRLAPLVADGVLVIGSGAATHNLEDYFRRKVTAGIEPQVAEFTAWLAETAERGDVAALLDYRARAPHAEHNHPTEEHLLPFFVALGAAAHGEATRLHRGVDSGVLAMDAYGFR
- a CDS encoding LysR family transcriptional regulator, with translation MTPRFDTILAFVRVAETGSFSEAARRLNLSKSMISRQVSALEADLGVRLLHRTTRSLSPTEAGRAYLERCQRILADLDEANLLVSHLQAVPRGRLRVSAPLSFGIGHLSSCLPGFLERYPEIELEMGFTDRHVDLVEEGWDLAVRIGRLADSSLIVRRLAPVRRLAAASPAYLARRGTPVRPEDLAGHDCLTHGGRVHSEWRFTGDDGKPLQVEVRGRFDADNGDVLRDMALAGLGIVLLPSFFLGDDIRAGKLVPLLEKYVPLDSSLNAVYPHGRHLSPKVRAFVDHLAATFCPEPYWDRGLTGPAAS
- a CDS encoding SPOR domain-containing protein, coding for MNPCAYLRHFLVSVTLLTLGPLAGCAPSPEPMQTVRDHYFYGGLAAFHEGLPAEAASQWQRAAELGDGEAARNLAHLYRQGLGVEADGHMAQAWYQVAADAGVISAEYNLGMLYMKGGAGLPANPDEGMKRLTRAAEAGFPPAKAELERLAAAAPPSAPPATAAESPPAPVPVAAEPVPAPATAEPVPVRMQIGSYRTRAAAEQDWKRLRLKGLSFEIIANRVGEQGRWYRLVAVGPAETIGAFCGSAQAKGMSCWSRTKGITGTK
- the thiC gene encoding phosphomethylpyrimidine synthase ThiC; this translates as MSESALKITTGPLPGSRKIYVEGSRPDVRVAMREIDLTPGCGEPPVRVYDCSGPYTDPSLSVDIAKGVPRIREQWILERGDVEHYAGRAHKPEDDGLKPGETIGVPVFDRAALGLRPLRAKPGKAPTQLAYARAGIITPEMEYVAIRENMKRAELHAAIVRGADGSSRRDGEDFGADIPDEVTPEFVRAEIARGRAVLPANVNHPEAEPMIIGRNFLTKINANIGNSAVASSVEEEVEKMVWATRWGADTVMDLSTGRHIHATREWIIRNSPVPIGTVPIYQALEKVDGKAEELTWEIFRDTLIEQAEQGVDYFTIHAGVLLRYIPLTAKRTTGIVSRGGSIMAKWCLAHHKENFLYTHFEDICELLKAYDVGFSLGDGLRPGSIADANDAAQFGELETLGELTHKAWAHDCQVIIEGPGHVPMHKIKKNVEKQIELCGEAPFYTLGPLVTDIAPGYDHITSAIGAAMIGWFGTAMLCYVTPKEHLGLPDKQDVREGVVTYKLAAHAADLAKGHPGAQVRDNALSRARFEFRWKDQFNLSLDPEKALAFHDQHLPAEGAKLAHFCSMCGPKFCSMKISQEVRDFADAQAGMAEMSEKFVKDGAEIYHTEPAQAQQAKPAAE